A DNA window from Pedomonas mirosovicensis contains the following coding sequences:
- a CDS encoding UDP-N-acetylmuramoyl-tripeptide--D-alanyl-D-alanine ligase produces the protein MTALWTSTGLAMATGGAAFGDFAVGGVTFDSREVMPGDLFIALKGEQMDGHMFLPQAFAAGAAGALVADAARLPDADAPHVAVSDTFEALNDLARAARRRMNGKVVGVTGSAGKTGVKEALRLALERSAPGRVHASVKSYNNHTGVPLSLARMPEDSTYGVFEMGMNHPGELTALADLVRPHVAIITTIASAHRAFFDSEEAIADAKAEIFTGLQPGGTAVLNKDNPHYARLRAAAEAAGAAQIVTFGVASADADVRPLKIAPSETCTSMTADVQGERLTFKIGMPGEHWALNALGVLAVVKAVGADLGLAGLALGEMQGLEGRGKRTLIEAGGGMAMLLDESYNANPASMAAALSVLGGFETRRRGRRIAVLGAMKELGDETEAMHADLAGSIEAAGVAEAILVGPEMAVLARVLPARIPHHHVNTAEEALALVRGLVRPDDIILVKGSNSVGLGRVVRSLNRQGA, from the coding sequence ATGACCGCTTTGTGGACTTCCACAGGATTGGCGATGGCCACGGGCGGCGCGGCATTCGGCGACTTTGCGGTCGGCGGCGTGACGTTCGACAGCCGTGAGGTGATGCCGGGCGACCTGTTCATCGCGCTGAAGGGCGAGCAGATGGACGGGCACATGTTCCTGCCGCAGGCGTTCGCCGCCGGGGCGGCGGGTGCGCTGGTGGCCGATGCCGCGCGCCTGCCGGACGCGGACGCGCCGCACGTTGCGGTTTCTGACACCTTTGAAGCGCTCAACGATCTGGCGCGGGCCGCCCGCCGCCGCATGAACGGCAAGGTGGTGGGTGTGACCGGCAGCGCGGGCAAGACCGGCGTCAAGGAAGCGCTGCGCCTCGCCCTGGAGCGTTCCGCGCCGGGCCGGGTTCATGCGTCCGTTAAGTCCTACAACAACCATACCGGCGTGCCGCTGTCGCTGGCGCGGATGCCCGAGGACTCCACTTACGGCGTGTTCGAGATGGGCATGAACCATCCGGGCGAGCTGACGGCGCTCGCCGACCTGGTGCGCCCGCACGTGGCCATCATCACCACCATTGCCAGCGCGCACCGCGCCTTCTTCGATAGCGAGGAGGCGATCGCCGACGCTAAGGCAGAAATCTTCACCGGGCTTCAGCCGGGCGGCACCGCCGTGCTCAACAAGGACAATCCGCACTACGCGCGCCTGCGCGCGGCAGCGGAAGCGGCCGGGGCGGCGCAGATCGTCACCTTCGGCGTGGCGAGCGCGGACGCGGACGTGCGGCCGCTGAAGATCGCGCCCTCCGAGACCTGCACCTCCATGACCGCCGACGTGCAGGGCGAGCGGCTGACCTTCAAGATCGGCATGCCGGGCGAGCACTGGGCGCTGAACGCGCTGGGCGTGCTGGCGGTCGTCAAGGCCGTGGGCGCGGACCTAGGGCTGGCGGGCCTGGCGCTCGGCGAGATGCAGGGGCTGGAAGGGCGCGGCAAGCGCACGCTCATCGAGGCGGGTGGCGGCATGGCCATGCTCTTGGATGAGAGCTACAACGCCAACCCGGCTTCCATGGCGGCGGCGCTCAGCGTTCTGGGTGGGTTTGAAACCCGGCGGCGCGGGCGGCGCATCGCGGTCTTGGGCGCGATGAAAGAACTGGGCGACGAGACCGAGGCGATGCACGCCGATCTCGCCGGTTCCATCGAGGCGGCGGGGGTGGCCGAGGCCATTCTCGTCGGCCCGGAAATGGCGGTGCTGGCGCGGGTCCTGCCTGCGCGCATTCCGCATCATCATGTGAACACGGCCGAAGAGGCGCTGGCGCTGGTGCGCGGCCTCGTGCGGCCGGACGATATCATTCTAGTCAAGGGTTCAAACAGCGTGGGACTCGGGCGGGTCGTGCGGTCGCTGAACCGGCAGGGGGCGTAA
- the mraY gene encoding phospho-N-acetylmuramoyl-pentapeptide-transferase — protein MLSLLANLDLDIPGINVFRYLTFRTIGAILTALLIGLIAGPRLIAHLRLKQGKGQPIREDGPQSHLLTKKGTPTMGGFLILIAMTVSTLLWADLTNGYIWVCLGVTLGFGAVGFYDDYKKVTKASHDGLSGKVRLLIEFAIAGLAVAYVSHHTGTTLWLPFFKDTGINLGWGYLIVASFVVVGAGNAVNLTDGLDGLAIMPVIIAAVTFAIIAYLIGNVNFADYLQVRHVPGAGELAVFCGALMGAGLAFLWFNAPPAMVFMGDTGSLALGGALGAVAVVTNHEIVLAIVGGLFVLEAVSVIVQVASFKMTGKRVFRMAPIHHHFEQKGWAESTVVVRFWIIALVLALIGLSTLKLR, from the coding sequence ATGTTGTCTTTGCTGGCCAACCTCGACCTCGACATTCCTGGCATCAATGTCTTCCGGTATCTGACGTTTCGCACCATCGGCGCGATTCTGACGGCTTTGCTCATCGGTCTCATCGCCGGTCCGAGGCTGATCGCCCACCTGCGCCTGAAGCAGGGCAAGGGCCAGCCGATCCGCGAGGACGGGCCGCAGTCGCACCTGCTCACCAAGAAGGGCACGCCCACCATGGGCGGGTTCCTCATTCTCATCGCCATGACCGTCTCCACCCTGCTGTGGGCGGACCTCACCAACGGCTACATCTGGGTGTGCCTCGGCGTGACGCTGGGCTTCGGCGCGGTCGGCTTCTACGACGACTACAAGAAGGTAACGAAGGCCAGCCACGACGGCCTGTCGGGCAAGGTGCGGCTCTTGATCGAGTTCGCCATCGCAGGGCTGGCTGTTGCCTACGTCTCCCACCACACCGGCACGACCCTGTGGCTGCCGTTCTTCAAGGACACCGGGATCAACCTCGGCTGGGGCTACCTGATCGTCGCCTCGTTCGTTGTTGTCGGCGCGGGCAATGCGGTCAACCTGACGGACGGGCTCGACGGCCTTGCCATCATGCCGGTCATCATCGCGGCGGTGACGTTCGCCATCATCGCCTACCTCATCGGCAACGTGAACTTCGCCGACTACCTTCAGGTGCGCCACGTGCCGGGCGCGGGCGAACTGGCGGTGTTCTGCGGCGCGCTGATGGGGGCGGGGCTCGCCTTCCTGTGGTTCAATGCGCCGCCCGCCATGGTGTTCATGGGCGACACTGGCTCGCTGGCGCTGGGCGGCGCGCTGGGCGCGGTCGCCGTTGTCACCAACCACGAGATCGTGCTGGCGATCGTCGGCGGCCTGTTCGTTCTTGAGGCGGTTTCAGTCATCGTTCAGGTGGCCAGCTTTAAGATGACCGGCAAACGGGTGTTCCGCATGGCGCCCATTCACCACCATTTCGAACAAAAAGGCTGGGCGGAATCGACCGTCGTGGTCCGCTTCTGGATCATCGCGCTCGTGCTCGCCCTCATTGGCCT